From Tachypleus tridentatus isolate NWPU-2018 chromosome 8, ASM421037v1, whole genome shotgun sequence, a single genomic window includes:
- the LOC143222511 gene encoding uncharacterized protein LOC143222511: MDDTVQPETETLQQPVVIEAEQEVAKSTSSGLNKNLLRCLLLVLPVAIPVVIYLRDVAPTRRIFLTTFVLLLVVVFSCMLMALLRAHRRHLEDAMSDSEITRELAQHHILSMTNRFLPRGLYNGRSPCGTHEIHSYTHTPVHYHLAPHYHSRSPSPQVPHSPVSLDSPSCRQHSRSPSLRQPSRSSSVRQHSSRSPLHRDSRSPSPYRTRRSFRRHSSSSPPRRVQSTSRLPRSPSPYRVALSPTSYADQLTPPVVHPGRSHSLFFSVHVNSTQVHVQPPTRDDPPPYEVALGCPLATVCSPGEGACNPQAETPPPSYDKVIN, translated from the coding sequence ATGGATGACACTGTACAGCCAGAAACAGAGACACTTCAACAGCCTGTAGTTATCGAAGCTGAGCAAGAGGTGGCCAAATCGACCAGCAGTGGACTCAATAAGAACCTGCTACGCTGCTTGTTACTGGTGTTACCTGTAGCAATACCTGTAGTGATCTACTTACGAGACGTTGCTCCTACACGTCGCATCTTCCTCACCACTTTTGTGCTGTTACTGGTTGTCGTTTTCTCCTGTATGTTGATGGCGCTTCTGCGGGCTCATCGGCGCCATCTGGAGGATGCTATGTCGGACAGTGAGATAACGCGGGAACTTGCGCAACATCACATACTGTCTATGACGAACCGCTTTTTACCAAGAGGCTTGTACAATGGCAGATCACCCTGTGGCACGCACGAAATTCACTCCTATACCCACACCCCTGTTCATTACCATCTTGCACCCCACTACCACAGTCGTTCTCCATCCCCGCAGGTGCCTCACTCACCAGTTTCTCTTGACTCTCCTTCGTGCCGCCAACATTCACGCTCACCCTCTCTCCGTCAACCCTCACGCAGTTCTTCGGTACGCCAGCATTCGTCCAGATCTCCTCTCCATCGGGACTCGAGATCGCCTTCCCCTTACAGAACTCGCCGCTCTTTTCGGCGTCATTCTTCTAGCTCTCCTCCGCGTCGAGTCCAATCGACCAGCCGCCTACCGCGGTCGCCTTCTCCTTATCGTGTAGCGCTGTCTCCGACATCTTACGCGGACCAACTGACGCCACCTGTCGTTCATCCAGGTCGATCCCATTCGCTCTTTTTCTCAGTTCACGTAAACTCTACACAAGTGCACGTTCAGCCACCCACCAGGGATGATCCACCACCCTACGAAGTTGCTTTAGGATGTCCCCTGGCTACTGTCTGTAGCCCAGGAGAAGGAGCCTGTAATCCACAAGCTGAAACTCCGCCTCCCAGCTACGATAAAGTAATAAACTAG